The Candidatus Thiodiazotropha endoloripes genome has a window encoding:
- a CDS encoding YceI family protein, translating to MIKRYLLLGLLSFAVVLPLHAAEYTIDKKGAHAFIQFRIKHLGYSWLFGRFNDFSGQFSYDEKNPAAAKVMVDIKPASVDSNHAERDKHLRGEDFLYVDKYPTAKFVSTGFKELGDGKASLQGELTLRGVTKPVEIDVQHIGHGDDPWGGYRRGFFGTTEIALADFGIPFDLGPASKTVELELSIEGIRQ from the coding sequence ATGATTAAGCGATATTTGTTATTGGGTTTACTTTCATTTGCCGTTGTTCTGCCGTTACATGCTGCGGAATACACCATTGATAAAAAAGGCGCTCATGCCTTCATACAGTTCAGAATCAAGCATCTGGGTTATAGCTGGCTGTTTGGTCGCTTCAACGATTTCAGTGGTCAGTTCAGCTATGACGAAAAGAATCCTGCAGCAGCCAAAGTGATGGTCGATATCAAACCGGCGAGCGTCGACAGTAATCACGCCGAGCGTGATAAACACCTTCGTGGGGAAGACTTCCTCTACGTGGATAAGTATCCGACCGCAAAATTTGTCTCTACCGGCTTCAAGGAGCTGGGTGATGGCAAGGCCAGTCTGCAGGGTGAGTTGACCCTGCGTGGTGTCACCAAGCCGGTGGAGATCGATGTGCAGCATATCGGGCATGGTGACGATCCCTGGGGTGGCTATCGTCGCGGCTTCTTTGGCACCACTGAGATTGCCCTGGCCGATTTCGGTATCCCATTCGATTTGGGGCCAGCCTCTAAAACAGTAGAACTGGAACTCTCGATTGAAGGAATTCGCCAGTAG
- a CDS encoding flavodoxin family protein has protein sequence MTTVAIIYHSGFGHTKLQAEAVERGAAAVDGVEALLLTAEEAGADLDRLDDADAIIFGSPTYMGSMSAEMKKFLETAAAKWFTQAWKDKVAGAFTNSSSFSGDKMNTLVGLMINAMQQGMIFVSLGMHPAASDPESMNHIQGPGPEVLNRLGSYIGPMAASFQVNPGDAPSTGDLATAEAYGTRVATITQQLKRGRVEA, from the coding sequence ATGACAACTGTGGCCATTATCTATCACAGCGGATTTGGGCATACCAAGTTACAGGCAGAAGCCGTGGAGCGGGGAGCCGCCGCTGTCGATGGTGTTGAAGCCCTGCTGCTCACCGCAGAGGAGGCTGGAGCCGATCTGGATCGGCTGGATGATGCGGATGCCATTATCTTCGGCAGTCCGACCTATATGGGCAGTATGTCGGCTGAGATGAAAAAGTTTCTCGAAACTGCTGCGGCCAAATGGTTCACCCAGGCCTGGAAGGACAAGGTGGCCGGCGCCTTTACCAACTCGAGCTCCTTCTCGGGCGACAAGATGAACACCCTGGTCGGCCTCATGATCAATGCCATGCAACAAGGCATGATCTTCGTCAGCCTGGGGATGCATCCGGCAGCCAGTGATCCGGAATCAATGAACCATATTCAGGGTCCAGGACCGGAAGTGTTGAATCGGCTTGGTTCCTATATAGGCCCAATGGCGGCCAGTTTTCAGGTCAATCCCGGAGATGCACCTTCCACCGGTGACCTGGCTACGGCGGAAGCCTACGGCACCCGGGTTGCCACCATTACCCAACAACTGAAGAGAGGCCGGGTTGAAGCCTAG
- a CDS encoding cytochrome b — MRMRNDRERYGAVAIGLHWLVAVTVYGLFGLGLWMRSLGYYDAWYQLGPWWHKGIGVMLFFVLLFRLIWRLGNPRPAHLQSHKPYERVTAVWVHLLLYLMLFLLMVSGYLISTADGRPLEVFDWFAIPATISGLDQQEDIAGKVHLYLAWSVVVVSALHLLAAFKHHFFDRDQTLLRMLGR, encoded by the coding sequence ATGAGGATGCGGAATGATAGGGAGCGTTATGGTGCGGTGGCCATCGGTCTGCACTGGCTGGTGGCCGTTACCGTCTACGGCCTGTTCGGTCTGGGCCTGTGGATGCGCAGCCTAGGTTACTACGATGCCTGGTATCAGCTTGGACCCTGGTGGCACAAAGGAATCGGCGTGATGCTGTTCTTTGTGCTGCTGTTCAGGCTGATCTGGCGTCTTGGCAACCCAAGGCCGGCCCATCTGCAGAGCCACAAACCCTATGAACGAGTGACTGCCGTGTGGGTTCATCTGCTGCTCTATCTGATGCTGTTCCTGTTGATGGTCAGTGGTTATCTGATTTCGACCGCCGATGGCAGGCCTTTGGAGGTGTTCGACTGGTTTGCCATCCCCGCCACTATCAGTGGTCTGGATCAACAGGAGGATATCGCCGGGAAGGTGCATCTCTATCTGGCCTGGAGTGTGGTTGTGGTCTCCGCACTGCATCTGTTAGCCGCATTCAAGCACCACTTTTTTGATCGTGACCAGACCCTGCTGCGGATGTTGGGTCGCTAA
- a CDS encoding pirin family protein codes for MSEVLNKTRSVQQILTGQETADGAGVRLTRLIGGPQLMQLDPFLLLDDFRSDDPDDYIGGFPPHPHRGFETVTYLMAGKLEHRDNAGHTGILQTGGVQWMTAGRGVIHSEMPQQQDGLLAGFQLWVNLPARDKMTEPRYQEFDQQEIPLEQRSDGVEIRVIAGETSQHTRGPVRDLKTPARFFDITLEEGAQFIEPIEAHYNAFVYLLSGAVEIGGQSLSGRRLAVLDQAPGIEITAQQPSRMILVAGEPLGEPIARGGPFVMNTEDEIKQAFSDYQEGRF; via the coding sequence ATGTCGGAAGTACTCAATAAAACACGCTCTGTGCAGCAGATTCTCACCGGACAGGAGACCGCTGATGGTGCGGGTGTTCGATTGACCCGCCTGATTGGTGGGCCACAGTTGATGCAACTCGATCCGTTTCTGCTGTTGGATGATTTTCGTTCAGACGACCCGGATGACTACATCGGTGGTTTCCCACCCCATCCGCACCGTGGATTTGAAACCGTGACCTATCTGATGGCCGGTAAGCTGGAACACCGGGACAATGCAGGTCACACCGGGATTCTGCAAACCGGCGGTGTGCAGTGGATGACCGCAGGCCGGGGTGTGATCCATTCGGAAATGCCGCAACAGCAGGATGGGCTGCTGGCCGGCTTTCAGCTCTGGGTCAATCTGCCGGCCAGAGACAAAATGACAGAGCCCCGCTACCAGGAGTTTGATCAACAGGAGATCCCCCTGGAACAGCGGAGCGACGGTGTCGAGATTCGGGTCATTGCCGGTGAGACCTCACAGCATACCCGGGGACCGGTAAGGGATCTGAAGACGCCTGCACGCTTCTTCGATATAACGCTTGAGGAGGGTGCACAGTTTATCGAGCCGATCGAAGCCCACTACAACGCATTTGTCTATCTGCTGAGTGGTGCTGTTGAGATCGGTGGGCAATCACTGAGCGGCAGGAGGCTGGCGGTGTTGGATCAAGCGCCTGGGATAGAGATCACAGCGCAACAGCCGAGCCGGATGATACTGGTTGCGGGAGAGCCGCTGGGTGAACCGATTGCCCGAGGCGGTCCCTTCGTGATGAACACCGAGGATGAGATCAAACAGGCTTTCAGTGACTACCAGGAGGGTCGCTTCTGA